In a single window of the Oryctolagus cuniculus chromosome 2, mOryCun1.1, whole genome shotgun sequence genome:
- the SARAF gene encoding store-operated calcium entry-associated regulatory factor: MAAAWRRPLLGLLSLLQMAGLAQCWNDPDRVLLRDVKALTLHYDRYTTSRRLEPIPQLKCVGGTAGCDAYTPKVIQCQNKGWDGYDVQWECKTDLDVAYKFGKTVVSCEGYESSEDQYVLRGSCGLEYNLDYTELGLKKLRESGRHQGFSFSDYYYKLYSADSCGLGGLVTIVVLLTIAFVVYKLFLSDGQYPPPPYSEYPPYSSQYQRFTSSAGAPPPGFKSEFTGPQNPGHGAASGFGSAFTGQGSENSGPGFWTGLGTGGILGYLFGSNRAATPFSDSWYYPSYPPPHSGSWNSRPYSPLRGGPGSYSACSDSETKTRTASGFGGTRRR, from the exons ATGGCCGCGGCCTGGCGCCGTCCGCTCCTTGGCCTGCTTTCGCTCCTGCAGATGGCGGGCCTGGCGCAGTGCTGGAACGACCCCG ACAGGGTGCTGCTGCGGGACGTGAAGGCGCTGACCCTGCACTACGACCGCTACACCACCTCCCGCCGGCTGGAGCCCATCCCCCAGCTGAAATGTGTCGGGGGCACAGCGGGCTGTGATGCATACACCCCCAAAGTCATCCAGTGTCAGAACAAAGGCTGGGATGGCTATGACGTGCAG TGGGAATGCAAGACTGATTTAGATGTTGCGTACAAATTTGGAAAAACTGTGGTGAGCTGTGAAGGCTATGAGTCCTCTGAAGACCAGTACGTCCTGAGAGGCTCCTGTGGCTTGGAGTATAACTTGGATTATACAGAACTCGGCCTGAAGAAGCTGAGAGAATCTGGCAGACACCAAggcttttctttctctgattaTTATTACAAGCTGTACTCTGCAGACTCCTGCGGCCTCGGTGGATTGGTAACCATTGTGGTGCTGCTTACGATTGCCTTTGTCGTCTATAAGTTGTTCCTTAGTGATGGGCAGTATCCGCCTCCACCTTACTCTGAGTACCCGCCATATTCCAGCCAATACCAGAGATTCACCAGCTCTGCAGGAGCGCCTCCCCCCGGCTTTAAGTCCGAGTTCACAG GACCACAGAATCCTGGCCACGGTGCAGCTTCCGGTTTTGGCAGTGCTTTCACAGGACAAGGATCTGAAAATTCAGGACCAGGGTTCTGGACTGGCCTGGGAACTGGAGGAATCTTAGGATACTTGTTTGGCAGCAATAG AGCAGCAACGCCCTTCTCAGACTCGTGGTACTACCCCTCCTACCCTCCGCCGCACTCCGGCTCGTGGAATAGTCGGCCTTACTCGCCGCTTCGTGGAGGCCCCGGTAGCTACTCAGCGTGTTCAGACTCAGAAACGAAAACCAGAACAGCCTCAG GGTTTGGTGGTACCAGAAGACGATGA